One region of Synechococcus elongatus PCC 11801 genomic DNA includes:
- a CDS encoding CAAD domain-containing protein, producing the protein MTSESNLPESAVAQSVRLEAPSQEASPTPDSGAPLTLPSGSSSTAASDVQEILQQVIEWLSIDKLTTLFQQYRQPVIAVGLAIATVILLKVALAVLGAINEVPLLEPTFEIIGLAYSAWFIYRYLLKAESRSELLVRFNTLKKQVLGER; encoded by the coding sequence ATGACTTCCGAATCCAACCTGCCTGAATCTGCTGTTGCGCAGTCGGTGCGTCTGGAAGCCCCTTCTCAAGAAGCCTCGCCAACCCCTGATAGTGGTGCCCCCCTCACCCTGCCGAGTGGCAGCTCCAGCACCGCCGCGAGTGACGTACAAGAAATTCTTCAACAAGTCATCGAATGGCTGTCGATCGATAAGCTAACAACTCTCTTCCAGCAATATCGTCAGCCGGTCATCGCTGTTGGTTTGGCGATCGCAACTGTCATTCTTTTGAAAGTTGCATTGGCCGTTCTGGGCGCCATCAATGAAGTTCCTCTTCTGGAACCGACCTTCGAAATTATCGGATTGGCCTACTCCGCTTGGTTCATCTATCGCTACCTGCTGAAAGCAGAAAGCCGTAGCGAACTGCTAGTGCGCTTCAATACCCTCAAGAAACAAGTGCTGGGCGAACGCTAA
- a CDS encoding GuaB3 family IMP dehydrogenase-related protein: MDIQLGRGKTVRRAYGIDEIALVPGDRTVDPAVTDTRWTIGGIEREIPILASAMDGVVDVKMAVRLSQLGAIGVINLEGIQTRYEDPEPILDRIASVGPTEFVPLMQELYAVPVQEDLIRKRIAEVKSQGGIAAVSATPAGAAKFGSVVAEAGADLFLIQATVVSTDHIAPEGIEPLDLAAFCQSMPIPVILGNCVTYDVTMKLLKAGAAGILVGIGPGAACTSRGVLGVGIPQATAVSDCAAARDDYERETGRYVPIIADGGLITGGDICKCIACGADAVMIGSPFARAAEAPGRGFHWGMATPSPVLPRGTRIKVGTTGTLEQILRGPAQLDDGTHNFLGALKTSMGTLGAQTLKEMQQVSVVIAPSLLTEGKVYQKAQQLGMGK; this comes from the coding sequence GTGGATATCCAACTGGGACGCGGCAAGACCGTCCGCAGAGCCTATGGTATTGACGAAATTGCGCTAGTACCAGGCGATCGCACGGTGGATCCTGCCGTGACAGACACCCGCTGGACCATCGGCGGCATCGAGCGGGAAATCCCCATCCTCGCCAGCGCCATGGACGGGGTCGTTGACGTCAAGATGGCCGTGCGCCTGTCGCAGCTTGGGGCGATCGGGGTGATCAACCTCGAAGGTATTCAAACGCGCTACGAGGATCCCGAACCGATCCTCGATCGCATTGCCTCGGTTGGCCCCACTGAATTTGTGCCGCTGATGCAAGAACTCTACGCCGTGCCGGTTCAGGAGGACCTGATCCGCAAACGGATTGCGGAGGTCAAATCCCAGGGTGGAATTGCTGCAGTCAGTGCTACCCCTGCTGGCGCTGCAAAATTTGGCTCTGTTGTTGCAGAAGCGGGGGCAGACCTCTTCTTGATTCAGGCAACGGTTGTTTCCACCGATCACATCGCTCCTGAAGGGATTGAACCCCTCGACCTAGCAGCTTTCTGTCAGTCGATGCCCATCCCCGTGATCCTGGGTAACTGCGTCACCTACGACGTCACCATGAAGCTGCTGAAAGCTGGTGCTGCTGGCATTTTGGTCGGCATTGGCCCCGGTGCTGCCTGCACCTCGCGTGGGGTTCTGGGTGTCGGCATTCCCCAAGCAACTGCCGTTTCGGACTGTGCGGCAGCTCGCGATGACTACGAACGGGAAACTGGTCGCTATGTGCCAATCATTGCTGACGGTGGCTTGATCACCGGTGGCGATATCTGTAAGTGCATTGCCTGCGGTGCGGATGCCGTGATGATCGGATCGCCATTTGCCCGAGCAGCTGAGGCTCCAGGTCGCGGCTTCCACTGGGGGATGGCAACGCCTAGCCCTGTCCTGCCGCGGGGTACCCGCATTAAAGTGGGTACTACCGGAACGTTGGAGCAAATCCTACGTGGGCCAGCGCAGCTGGATGATGGCACCCACAATTTCCTCGGTGCTTTGAAGACCAGCATGGGAACACTTGGGGCACAAACCCTGAAGGAAATGCAACAGGTTTCTGTTGTAATCGCTCCCTCGCTGTTGACAGAAGGGAAGGTCTACCAAAAAGCCCAACAGTTGGGCATGGGCAAATAG
- the trxA gene encoding thioredoxin: MSVAAAVTDATFKQEVLESNIPVLVDFWAPWCGPCRMVAPVVDEIAQQYSDQVKVVKVNTDENPSVASQYGIRSIPTLMIFKDGQRVDTVVGAVPKTTLANTLDKHL; the protein is encoded by the coding sequence ATGTCAGTAGCTGCCGCTGTGACAGACGCCACTTTTAAGCAAGAAGTGCTCGAAAGTAATATTCCGGTACTTGTTGATTTTTGGGCGCCTTGGTGCGGCCCTTGTCGGATGGTTGCTCCTGTTGTTGATGAGATCGCTCAGCAGTACTCCGATCAAGTCAAAGTTGTCAAAGTCAATACGGACGAAAATCCCAGTGTTGCGAGCCAGTATGGCATCCGTAGCATCCCTACGCTGATGATCTTTAAGGATGGTCAACGGGTAGATACAGTCGTTGGTGCTGTGCCCAAAACCACTTTGGCTAATACCCTCGACAAGCACCTCTAG
- the hisA gene encoding 1-(5-phosphoribosyl)-5-[(5-phosphoribosylamino)methylideneamino]imidazole-4-carboxamide isomerase has product MDVIPAIDLLGGQCVRLFQGDYDQAEIYGQDPVGMALRWAEAGAQRLHLVDLDGAKQGSPVNAEAIAAIAQRLSIPIQVGGGLRDRDTVARLLDSGVERAILGTVAVEKPELVEALAQEFPGQIAVGIDARGGKVATRGWLEDSGLTAVALAQRMAELGACALICTDIGRDGTLQGPNLEELRAIAAAVPIPVIASGGVGSLTDLLSLLPLEAQGVSGVIVGKALYTGAVDLQEAIHAIGPGRWQDISADDSSRWV; this is encoded by the coding sequence ATGGACGTAATCCCAGCAATTGACCTCCTCGGAGGCCAGTGTGTCCGCCTATTCCAAGGGGATTACGACCAGGCCGAGATCTATGGGCAAGATCCAGTTGGTATGGCACTTCGCTGGGCTGAAGCTGGTGCTCAACGCCTGCATCTTGTGGATTTGGATGGAGCCAAGCAGGGATCGCCAGTGAATGCGGAGGCGATCGCGGCGATCGCCCAACGGTTATCGATCCCGATTCAAGTTGGGGGCGGTCTGCGCGATCGCGACACCGTGGCACGTCTCCTCGATAGTGGAGTCGAACGAGCCATCCTTGGAACAGTTGCCGTTGAAAAGCCGGAGCTGGTCGAAGCTTTAGCCCAGGAATTTCCTGGTCAGATTGCCGTGGGTATTGATGCCCGTGGCGGGAAAGTGGCAACTCGCGGCTGGCTAGAGGACTCCGGCTTGACTGCTGTCGCCCTAGCGCAGCGTATGGCTGAACTTGGGGCTTGTGCGTTGATTTGTACCGATATTGGTCGAGATGGCACCCTGCAAGGGCCGAATCTTGAGGAATTGCGAGCGATCGCGGCGGCTGTTCCGATCCCTGTGATTGCTTCTGGCGGTGTCGGCTCACTGACCGATCTGCTTAGCCTGCTACCGCTGGAAGCTCAGGGCGTAAGCGGGGTCATTGTCGGTAAAGCGCTCTATACCGGTGCTGTCGATCTGCAAGAGGCGATCCACGCGATCGGACCAGGACGCTGGCAAGATATCAGCGCTGATGATTCATCTCGCTGGGTTTGA
- a CDS encoding TIGR02450 family Trp-rich protein — MARKQRFPFLVGSQWTAQQKTLGWRHFRVVTRKNQGKLVFAELVAACDEQVRLWVNAESLRDRDLWQPGWQPLQAIAAAESAQAD; from the coding sequence ATGGCGCGCAAGCAGCGATTCCCATTTCTGGTGGGCTCTCAGTGGACTGCTCAGCAGAAGACTCTGGGGTGGCGGCATTTTCGCGTTGTCACTCGCAAAAATCAGGGCAAGCTGGTCTTTGCTGAACTGGTGGCTGCCTGTGATGAGCAGGTGAGATTGTGGGTAAATGCGGAATCTCTGCGCGATCGCGACCTCTGGCAACCGGGCTGGCAGCCTTTGCAGGCGATCGCAGCTGCAGAGTCTGCTCAGGCAGACTGA
- a CDS encoding NAD-dependent epimerase/dehydratase family protein yields the protein MRILVIGGSRFIGVALVRQLLAAGHEVTVLNRGSRPAPTGVEQLVGDRHDPLTLAQLKGRFFDVVFDNTGREAAETQSLVASLDGQFQQLIYVSSAGVYAASDQLPLRESDPVDPQSRHRGKFETEDWLRQQGLPFTAFRPVYIYGPSNYNPIEQWFFDRILRDRPILIPGSGLHLTQLGHVEDLASAMVAAVSNPRAIGQVYNLSGDRYVSFDGLARACAIAASRDPQALQLVHYDPKSLNLGKRKAFPLRAQHFIAAIEKAQQDLNWSPRFSLIEGLQDSLQNDYLARGLDQQTVDFSLDDEILAAVSI from the coding sequence ATGCGGATCCTCGTCATCGGCGGCAGTCGCTTCATTGGAGTTGCCCTCGTCCGTCAATTGTTGGCCGCAGGTCACGAAGTCACGGTCTTAAATCGGGGCAGTCGTCCAGCGCCAACTGGGGTTGAGCAACTAGTGGGCGATCGCCACGATCCTTTAACCCTTGCTCAACTGAAAGGCCGATTCTTCGACGTTGTTTTCGACAACACCGGCCGTGAAGCCGCTGAAACTCAATCCCTCGTCGCCAGCCTCGATGGTCAGTTTCAGCAGTTGATCTACGTCAGCTCTGCCGGCGTCTATGCTGCGAGCGATCAGCTGCCGCTGCGGGAAAGCGATCCAGTGGATCCGCAGAGTCGCCATCGCGGCAAGTTTGAAACAGAAGATTGGCTCCGTCAGCAAGGACTACCTTTTACAGCCTTCCGCCCGGTCTATATTTATGGCCCCAGTAACTACAACCCAATCGAACAGTGGTTCTTCGATCGCATCCTGCGCGATCGCCCCATTCTGATTCCAGGGTCAGGTCTTCATTTGACTCAGCTAGGGCATGTCGAGGATTTGGCCTCAGCCATGGTGGCAGCGGTCAGCAATCCCCGTGCGATTGGACAGGTCTACAACCTCTCCGGCGATCGCTACGTCAGCTTTGATGGCTTGGCCCGTGCCTGTGCGATCGCAGCCAGTCGTGATCCGCAAGCGCTGCAACTGGTTCACTACGATCCCAAGTCCCTCAATCTCGGCAAACGCAAAGCCTTCCCACTACGGGCGCAGCACTTTATCGCCGCGATCGAAAAAGCTCAGCAAGACCTCAACTGGTCGCCCCGCTTCTCGCTAATTGAAGGCCTACAAGATTCACTCCAGAACGACTATCTGGCACGGGGATTGGATCAGCAAACAGTTGATTTCAGCTTGGATGACGAGATTTTGGCTGCAGTCTCAATCTGA
- the pgsA gene encoding CDP-diacylglycerol--glycerol-3-phosphate 3-phosphatidyltransferase yields MTLPTWVTLTRLLAVPILLVGMERPGLFPVWIPLVVFLLAAATDWLDGWLARRLNQVSDLGKVLDPLVDKLMVLAPLMVLVAQQVVPAWAVFLILARELTIAGWRVNQPKISGASLWGKLKTVVQIAAIALLLPPLSPRLLPLGLGCFWVAVALTLISGWTYLRPTKVVQGSD; encoded by the coding sequence ATCACACTGCCTACTTGGGTCACGCTTACTCGCCTGTTGGCAGTGCCAATTTTGCTGGTGGGCATGGAGCGACCGGGTCTGTTCCCCGTCTGGATTCCGCTTGTAGTCTTTTTGCTGGCGGCCGCGACCGATTGGCTGGATGGCTGGCTTGCCCGTCGCCTCAATCAAGTGAGTGACCTCGGTAAAGTCCTTGATCCCCTCGTCGATAAGTTGATGGTGCTGGCGCCGTTGATGGTGTTGGTGGCCCAACAGGTAGTGCCCGCTTGGGCGGTGTTTCTGATTTTGGCGCGGGAACTAACGATCGCCGGTTGGCGGGTCAATCAGCCGAAAATTAGCGGAGCGAGTCTCTGGGGCAAGCTTAAAACGGTTGTCCAGATCGCTGCGATCGCCTTACTCTTACCGCCCCTCAGTCCTCGCTTGCTACCACTCGGACTAGGCTGCTTTTGGGTCGCCGTTGCCTTGACCTTGATCTCTGGCTGGACTTATCTGCGCCCCACCAAAGTTGTCCAAGGATCAGATTGA
- a CDS encoding CBS domain-containing protein, whose protein sequence is MTATVADFMTRDPIAVKPQTPLTEAIRILADKHISGLPVVDEAGQLVGVISETDLMWRESGVPTPPPYIQVLDSFIYLENPARYEKELHKALGETVAEVMTAKPLTIAADRPLPDAARLFNDRKVHRLFVLSGDQQLVGVLTRGDIIRAMAQGA, encoded by the coding sequence ATGACTGCGACTGTTGCTGATTTCATGACCCGTGACCCAATCGCTGTGAAGCCACAAACACCGCTGACGGAAGCCATTCGCATCTTGGCGGACAAGCACATTAGCGGCCTGCCCGTGGTCGATGAAGCCGGTCAGTTGGTCGGGGTGATTTCTGAAACCGATCTGATGTGGCGCGAAAGTGGTGTGCCAACCCCACCGCCCTACATTCAGGTTCTCGACAGCTTTATCTATCTGGAAAATCCAGCCCGCTACGAAAAAGAACTTCACAAGGCCTTAGGCGAAACGGTCGCTGAGGTGATGACGGCCAAGCCCCTCACGATCGCCGCCGATCGCCCGCTGCCAGACGCAGCCCGCTTGTTTAACGATCGCAAAGTGCATCGTCTATTTGTGCTCTCCGGGGATCAACAGTTAGTCGGGGTGCTAACCCGCGGTGATATCATCCGGGCGATGGCACAGGGAGCCTAG
- the nblB gene encoding phycobilisome degradation protein NblB yields MTPAEISALLDSEDYGDRLKALNLIRALERAEAFELICKAIADSNARVRYAAVSQMASLGHQDRDRTRTILIDRLENDSETDVQAAAADALGALQFSDVYPALEAAYQRSSDWVLQFSIVATLGELGDRRAFELLATALESPTDLIRTAAVAALGELGDERAIPLLLPLTSDDDWQIRHRLAQALQRFTHPDAQAALAELSQDKAAAVAAAARGEGLESA; encoded by the coding sequence ATGACCCCGGCAGAAATATCAGCGTTGCTCGACTCGGAAGATTACGGCGATCGACTGAAGGCTTTGAATCTGATTCGGGCTCTAGAGCGAGCTGAAGCCTTTGAACTGATCTGTAAGGCAATCGCGGACAGCAATGCCCGAGTTCGCTATGCCGCTGTCAGTCAGATGGCAAGCCTTGGACATCAGGATCGCGATCGCACACGCACGATTTTGATCGATCGCTTGGAGAATGATTCCGAGACTGACGTACAAGCTGCTGCTGCTGATGCCTTGGGGGCGCTGCAATTTAGCGATGTCTACCCAGCGCTGGAGGCAGCCTACCAGCGATCGTCTGACTGGGTGCTGCAGTTCAGTATCGTTGCAACTCTCGGAGAGCTGGGCGATCGCCGAGCTTTTGAGTTGCTGGCTACTGCCCTTGAGTCGCCAACGGATTTGATTCGCACCGCAGCCGTAGCAGCCCTAGGCGAATTGGGTGATGAGCGCGCCATTCCCTTGCTTCTGCCTTTAACCAGTGATGACGACTGGCAGATTCGACATCGCTTGGCGCAAGCGCTGCAACGATTCACCCATCCGGACGCCCAAGCTGCTTTAGCAGAACTTTCCCAAGACAAAGCGGCAGCCGTTGCTGCCGCCGCGCGGGGTGAAGGACTCGAATCTGCCTAG
- a CDS encoding tetratricopeptide repeat protein — translation MAASDRKGRIAKLLLVYVSGIAFIGTSAVGIVGALQSSWQASQESETAGLVSADLLKQIQGYRNVVEREPNNRFALEQLVQLELQLGRKTTAQEYLDRLLKLDPQNSAYQSLQQQLAQK, via the coding sequence ATGGCAGCTAGCGATCGCAAAGGCCGAATTGCAAAACTTCTGCTGGTTTATGTCAGTGGCATTGCCTTTATCGGCACCAGTGCGGTCGGCATTGTGGGCGCGCTGCAATCGAGTTGGCAAGCCAGTCAGGAATCCGAAACTGCAGGGCTGGTCAGCGCTGACCTGCTGAAACAAATTCAGGGTTACCGCAATGTGGTCGAGCGCGAACCCAACAACCGCTTTGCCCTAGAACAGCTCGTGCAACTAGAGCTGCAACTGGGCCGCAAGACCACGGCGCAGGAGTATCTCGATCGCTTGCTGAAACTGGATCCACAAAATTCGGCGTACCAGTCGCTCCAGCAACAGCTCGCCCAAAAGTAG